Part of the Faecalibacterium duncaniae genome, TTGTCAGCCAGTACCAGCAGGTGTACGGCGGCGCACTGGTCGAGTTTGACGGCAAGCAGCTGACCATTCCCCAGCTGGGCCCCTATAAGGAGAACCTGGACCCTGCCGTCCGCCGCGCCGCCTACGAGGCCGAGGCCGCGTATTTCGATGCCCACCGTGACGAGCTGGACGGCCTGTACACTAAGATCGTCAAGAACCTGAACGCACAGGCGCAGATCCTGGGCTACCACGATTACAGCGAGCTTTCCTATGTACGGATGAACCGCATCGGCTACGGCCCTGCCGAGATCCGGAAGTTCCGCGACCAGGTGGCCAGCGATGTGGTGCCTGAGCTGAAAAAGGTGATCGAGCTGCGCTGCAAGCGCACCGGCATCTCCCACCTGACCTTCTCCGACCTGCCTGTGGCGTTTCAGGACGGCAACCCCTCTCCCATCCCCGGCTACGATGCCCGGATGGCCGCTGCCCGCACCATGTACCATGAGTTGAGCCCCGAGACCGCAGAATTCATTGACTTCATGCAGGACAATGAGCTGTTCGACGTGGAGAGCCGCCCCGGCAAGATGTCCGGCGGCTATATGACCAGCCTGCCCACCTACAAGGCCCCCTTTATCTTTGCCAACTGGAACAACACCTCCGCAGACGTGGACGTGCTGACCCACGAGTGCGGCCACGCCTTTGAGGGCTATGTGGCCGAGCGTGACCCCAAGGTCCCCGCAGACCTCGAGTGCCCCGGCATGGAGAGCGCCGAGATCCATTCCATGGCCATGGAGTTCCTGACGGCTCCCTGGCACCATCTGCTCTTTGGCAAGGACACTGAGAAATACGCCCTGCTCCACGCCGAGGACAGCTTCCTCTTCCTGGCCTATGGCTGCATCGTGGACGAGTTCCAGCACAGGATGTACCAGAACCCCGACCTCACCCCGGACGAGCGCAACGCCGTCTGGCTGGAACTGGAGCACAAGTACCGCCCCTGGATCGATTTCGACAACCTGCCCTTCTATGGCCGCGGTGCCGGCTGGCAGCGCCAGCTCCACATCTATGAGTGCCCCTTCTACTATATTGATTACTGCCTGTCCACCATGGCAGCACTGCAGTTCTTCCTGCTGAGCCTCAAGGACCACAAGGATGCCTGGGAGCGCTACCTCAAGCTGGTGCGCCGCGCCGGTCTGGCCAGCTACACGGAGCTGATGCAGACCGCCGGGCTGAAGGTTCCCTTTGAGGATGGCTCGATCAAGGCCATCGCCCAGCAGATGGGCCAGTGGATCGCAGAGCATCAGGTGTAAGGCTTAACCCCCCAGGCTCGCATTCGCTCGCCAGCCCCCCTAGTAGTGGGGCCTTTGGCATATAGGAAAACTCGCAGAGCTTTCCGTAACGCCAGGGCCGCCCCTATTAGGGGCGGTGGCAATGCGAAGCATTGACGGTGGGGTTTACCTCTTGCCAAACCCGCTCTTTTCTATTATTATAGAACCAACAAGATCCCATTGCGGGGTGTGAAAAGGAGCGGTATTGCAATATGGCAGAACAAAAGATCAAGGGTGTCAAAAAGTTTTTTGAGGAGTTCAAGGCCTTTGCCATGCGCGGCAACGTGCTGGATATGGCAGTTGGTGTGGTCGTCGGCTCGGCATTCACGGCAATCGTGAATTCTCTGGTGGGCGATGTCATCAATCCGCTGATCGGTCTGTTCTTCAACAACGATTTCTCTGAAGTTGTTGTCAAGATCGGCGATGTTGATCTGAAGATCGGCTCGTTCATCAGCGCGATCATCAATTTCCTGATCGTTGCCTTTGTGCTGTTCCTGGTGCTGAAGGCCTTCAACGCCGTGTTCAACAAGAAGAAGGAAGAGGCCGAGGAAGCTCCTGCGGAGCCGACCACCAAGGTCTGCCCCTACTGCCAGAGCGAGATCTCCATCAAGGCCGTGCGCTGCCCCCAGTGCACCTCCAAGCTGGAAGGCTTCCCCGAGATCAACGACTGAGTTCCCTGAAAAAGCACAGCGCCCCCGTTCACTGTAAGATCGCAGTGAGCGGGGGCGCTTTCTTGTGAATAGGAGGTCGATTTTATAGCAAATACAGACTATGGATATATCAGGGTTAGCACGCGGGAACAGAATGAAGCGCGCCAGAAACTGGCGCTGCGCGCCTTCGGAATTCCGGAGCAGAACATTTACCTTGATAAGCAGTCCGGCAAGGATTTTGACCGTCCACAGTATCAGGCACTTTTGCGCCGCATCAAAAAAGACGATGTGCTCTATGTCAAAAGCATTGACCGGCTGGGCCGCAATTACGACGAGATTCTGGCGCAGTGGAGGTATCTGACCAAAGACAGGGAGGTGGATATCGTTGTGCTGGACATGCCGCTGCTGGACACCCGACGCGGCAAAGATCTGATGGGAACATTCCTGGGTGATATCGTTTTGCAAGTGCTCTCCTTTGTGGCAGAAAACGAGCGCTCCAATATCCGTCAGCGGCAGGCTGAGGGAATTGCTGCTGCAAAAGCCAGAGGGGTTCGTCTGGGCAGACCGCCAAAGCCGTTGCCGAAGTCGTTTTTTCTGGCGGTCGAACGTTGGAAAAAAGGAGAACTTTCCGGCAAGCAAGCCGCAGAAGCGTGCAGTATGCCTGTGAGCAGCTTTTATTATCGGGCGAAAAAGCAGGAGAAAGAGAAGCCTCTCTAAAAAGGTGTACTTTTCCGCAAGTGGTTATTTTCAGACAAACAATGATTATTATAGCACAGTTTCCTCTAAAATCTACATATATTGAGTGATTTTGCAAGCACTTGCACAGAAGTATCCTCTGTGCCGTGGATTTTAAAAAAGTACACTTTCTTGAAATCCGGAGGAATCTATGCAGTTCAATTCGTTTTTGTTCATCCTGTGCTTTCTGCCCCTTGTCCTACTGGGCTATTTTACGCTGGGGCGTGTCCATCCTGTATGGAACAAACTTGTGCTTATCGGAGCCAGCCTGTTTTTCTATGCGTATGCTGAACCGAGAACACTGCTGCCCCTTGGGCTGAGCCTGCTGGTCAATTATATCTTTTCAAAACTGCTTGAGAGCGAAAAGCTCCGTTGGCGGCGTTTTTTCCTGGCAGTACCGGTCTGCATCAATGCTGCGCTGCTGCTCTATTTTAAGTACCTCAACTTTGCAATCACCAATTACAATGCACTGTTCCATACAGAACATGCCCTGAAAACTCTGCTTCTGCCAGTGGGCATCAGTTTTTTCACGTTCCAACAAATCGCATATCTTGTCTCGGTGTACCGTAAGGAACTGCTCAAAGCAGACTTGATCGATTATCTGGCCTACATCACATATTTTCCCAAGCTGCTGATGGGCCCGCTGATGGAACCGGTGGACTTTGTGGAGCAGCTCAATGATCTTGACCGAAAAAAGATCAACTGGGACAACCTGGCCTGCGGTGTAAAAATTTTCAGCTTCGGCCTGTTCAAGAAGGTCATGCTTGCTGACACCTTTGCTGCAGCTGTCGCATGGGGGTACAGTAACCTTGGCGTGGCCACAGCAATGGACTGGCTTTTGGTGATGCTGTTTTATACGTTTGAGATCTATTTTGATTTCAGCGGTTACAGTGATATGGCTGTTGGTGTTTCCATGATGTTGAACATCGATCTCCCTATCAACTTCGATTCGCCCTACAAAGCGCTGTCTATCCGTGATTTCTGGAAGCGCTGGCATATCTCGCTGACGAAGTTCTTTACGAAATATGTCTATATTCCACTGGGCGGCAGTCGGAAAGGCCTGTTCTTTACATATTTGAACACCATGATCATTTTTGTTATCAGCGGTATATGGCATGGTGCGAACTGGACGTTCCTGCTCTGGGGCATTCTGCATGGCCTGATGATGGTATTTGACCGGATATTCGGAAAGCTGGAGGAAAAGATTTTTGAGCCTGTCCGCTGGGCAGTTTCCTTTTTCTGCGTCAATGTCCTCTGGCTGCTGTTCCGCTCAGATTCCATCGGACAATGGAAGCAGATCATCAAAACGATTGCACAGTTTAACAGCACCTCGATCAGTGAGGGTCTGCTCAACAGCTTTGTTCTACCAGAGGCAGGCTTCCTGACAGATGTGCTCCATATCGGCAGACTGACCAACGGAATGCACGGCTTCTGGATGCTGTTGTTTGTTTTTGGCTCCCTGTTACTCTGCCTTGTTCCTGAAAACAATTATAAGAAACGGATGCAGAACTCTGGTTTTACGATGTTGTTGGCGGCAGTTGCCTTTGTCTGGAGCTTTATCTGCCTGAGTGCGGAATCTGTATTCGTTTATTTCAATTTCTGAGGAGAGGGGAATCTTGCATGAAAGCAAAAACATGGCTGGCCGGATGGGCTGTTCTTGTGGTAGCGGCCCTTGGTCTGATCGGATATGAAGTCTATAAAGTCGATCCTTATTTTCATTATCACAAGCCGGATACCAGCGCCTATTACTATGTGCTGAACAACCAGCGCAGCCAGAATGACGGTATCAGCAAGCACTTTGATTATAACGCCTTGATCACCGGAACCTCTATGACGGAAAATTTCAAGACCTCGGAGCTTGATGAGATCTTCGATGTCCACTCTATCAAGGTTTCCTATTCCGGCGGTTCCTACAAGGAGATGAACGACAACCTGAAAATTGCCCTGCGGCATAACCCGAACCTGAAAACCATTGTCCGCTGCCTGGATATGGGCTTTTTCTTCGATTCCCCGAACCGGATGCGGGAGGATCTGGGCAAATATCCGACCTATCTTTATGACGAAAACCCGTTCAATGATGTCCAATATGTGTATAACAAAGATGTGCTCTTTGGCCGTGTTTATGCCATGATGAGGCAAAATGATGCACCGGGCTTTACCCCGGGCATCACCTCGTTCGATGATTACGCGAGATGGAATCAGTATTATACGTTTGGCATCGACACGGTGGCACCGAACGGTCTTGTCTATACTGTTCCTGCCGAAGAAAAGCATCTGACCGAAGAGGAAAGGCAGACGATCACACAGCAGATCACGCAGAACGTAACTTCATTGGCCGACCAGTACCCGGATGTGGACTTCTACTATTTCTTCTCACCATACAGCATTGCGTGGTGGAACAGCATCACCAATGAAGGAACTCTTTACCGGCAGCTGGAAGCAGAACAGTATATCATTGAACTGATTCTGGAGCATCCGAACATTCATCTGTATTCGTTCAACAATGATACCGCCTTGACCACAGACCTGAACAACTATAAGGATACGATTCACTACGGTGAATGGGTCAACAGTGCCATGCTCCGGTGGATGCACGATGGGGTAGGGCTGCTGACGAAGGAAAATTATCAGGACTATCTCAAGGCAGAGCGTGCATTCTATGCCAACATCACAGAAGAGAATATTACCCGCCTGAATGCGCAGCCTGATTATGCCGACGACAAGACTGCGGAATATCTCATGGAACACAAAGTGAGCAGTATGAAATGACACTCAAATCTTTCTCCGACATGCACAAACTCTATGACCGGAAAGAAAAATTTCCATAAAACGCCAAAAAGCCCTCGGATAAGTCATACCTATACAAGAAAGTTTGAACTTTTCGTGAATTTTCTGTGTTTCGACCATGGACAGGTAGGAACAGTTCTGCTACAATGGGAGCTGTTCTTTCCGCCGGTTCCCACGCGGCGGTTTTTGTTTTTACTATAACACAGGAGGAACTTTCATGTTAGAAAAGATCTTTCACCTGAAAGAAAACCACACCGATGTCAAGACCGAACTCATGGCGGGTGTCACCACCTTTATGACGATGGCCTACATCCTTGCGGTCAACCCCAGCATCCTCTCCGCTTCTGGCATGGATGCCAATGCGGTCCTGATCGCCACCTCGCTGGCATCGTTCGTTGGCACTGCCCTGATGGCTCTGCTGGCCAACTATCCGTTCGCTCTGGCTCCCGGCATGGGCCTGAACGCCTACTTCTCCTACACGGTCGTCCTGACCATGGGTTACAGCTGGCAGCTGGCCCTGATGGCCGTTTTTGTGGAGGGCATCATCTTCATCGTGCTGAGCCTGACCAATGTGCGTGAGGCCATCTTCAACGCCATCCCCATGACCCTGAAGAGCGCTGTCAGCGTGGGCATCGGCCTGTTCGTTGCTTTCGTCGGCCTGCAGAACGCAAAGCTGATCGTGAACAGCGATTCCACCCTTGTCACCTATCAGCACTTCAAGGGCGAGACCTTCCACAGCATCGGCGTGGGTGCGATCCTCGCTCTGGTGGGCGTGCTCATCACCGCCATCCTGCTGGTCAAAAAGGTCAAGGGCGGCATCCTGTACGGCATCCTCATCACCTGGGTGCTGGGCATCCTCTGCGAGCTGACCGGCATCTACATCCCCAACCCCGATGCCGGCATGTACAGCGTCATCCCTACCAGCTTCATCAGCTTCGATTTCTCTGCTCTGGGCAAGACCTTTGGTCAGGTGTTCAAGACCGATTTCTCCGGCGTGGGCATCCTGAACTTCTTCGCCGTGATGTTCTCCTTCCTCTTCGTTGACCTGTTTGATACCCTGGGCACCCTGATCGGTGTTGCTTCCAAGGCCGACATGCTGGATGAGGAGGGCAAGCTGCCCAACATCAAGGGCGCGCTGATGGCCGACTCCATCGCCACCTGCGCCGGTGCCGTGCTGGGCACCTCCACCACCACCACCTTCGTCGAGAGCGCTTCCGGCGTGACCGAGGGCGGCCGCACCGGCCTGACCTCCATGACCACCGGTGTGCTGTTCCTGCTGGCCGTGGTGTTCAGCCCCCTGTTCCTGACCATCCCCAGCTTTGCGACCGCTCCGGCCCTGATCATCGTTGGCTTCTACATGATGGGTTCTGCCCTGAAGATCGAGTTCGACGATCCTGCTGAGGGCATCCCCGCATTCCTGACCATCCTGGCAATGCCCACTGCATACAGCATCTCTGAGGGCATCGCCATCGGTGTCATCTCCTGGACCCTGCTGAATGTCCTCACCGGCAAGGCCAAGGAGAAGAAGATCAGCCCCCTGATGTATGTGCTGACCGTTCTGTTCATCCTGAAATACGTCCTGCTGTAACAGGCATTTGCAGCAAACAGAAAGCCCCGGCTCCGGCCGGGGCTTTCGTGCGTTTATTGGTTCCTGTGCGGGTGGGGCGGGCAGGGTTCAGCCGCCGAACAGCCCGAAAAAGCTGGTGTGCGTCATGCCCAGCACCAGAAACAGAAGAATGAGGGCAAACAGCACCCCAATGATGATGTCCATCTGGTGGACCGTGAGGGGGAATTTGTCGTAGAGCTTTTCCTTGGGGTTGACGAAATTCGGGTCGTTGTTGTCCAGCAGAGTCTTTTTTCTCTCAGCGCTCTGGGCTTTGGCGGCGGCAAGTTCTGCCTGCTCCTTTTCCAGCTGGGCCTCCCGCTGGGCAAGCAGTGCCTCACGGCGGGCCAGCTCTTCCTCCCGCTGGGCCTGGTTCATTTCTGCCATGGTGGTATCCTCCGGCGTTTTTTCTACCAGTATACCATAGAATTGTGACAGAAAAAACTCCTCCCGCAAAAAGCGGCCTTATTCCGCCAGCAGATCCTCCACCACATCCATCAGCTGGGACGGATCGAGCTGGCACGCGGTACAGCGCGCGGCCAGGCGAAGGACCCGCACCGGGTCAACGGAGACATCTGAGATGAACCGCAGTTTTCGGTGTCGTCCGTGAGATGTAGAACACGCGGCGATGCCAAAGGATGTATACGCACCACACGCGGGATGATAAAGTCGTTCCATAACACAATGATACCAAAACACACCAATCACCTCTCTATCAAAATTGTCACGCCGCTTTGAAACGGCTGCGTGAATGCAGGTTCGCTGCCCACAAAATGTTCTGACAAAATTTATATACCATCTCTTGGCATCAAAATAAACAGCCAAAATTTCAAAATTTGGCGGCGTGTTTTGCATGTCCGGTGAAACCGGTGGTGCAGTAAAAATACGAACCGGAAAATGGAAATGAATATTTTTACGGAATATCGTAGAAAATTTTTGGAAAATCAACTTCACGCAGCAACAGATGAAAGAATGTTTCACAGAAAGCCGAAAGCATAAAAGAAAAATCTTTGCCGCAGCTTAACCACTTTTTAGCAGAAAAAGTTGCAAAATTGGTCGTAAGATCGGACTTTCTGGTATATCATTTGTTCGCTGTGCGGATAAGGCGGCTCATTCTGCTTTGCCTCCGCATCGTCTGCCGCAGACCCCGGCACTGCCCTTGTCTGAAATGCTTTCACTCCGGATGCAAACCAGATGAAAAATCCGACGGGCCGTATCACTTGACTTTCCCCTTGCAGGGGAGTATACTCCGGGGCAGTGAAATATTCGGCTATGACGAGAAAGAGTACCCGGAAAGAATGCTGCAGAGAGCTGCCGGATGGTGCAAGGCAGTGCAGGGTGTCCGTGGGAAGATCCTCTCCGAGCTTTCCGGCTGAATGGGCGGCATCTGCGCCCCAGTAAGCGGGAACGGCAGGCCCCCGTTATCACGGGCCGCGCATTGTTGGATGCGCACTGAGGGGCCGGGCTTTGCACCGGCAATAAGAGTGGTACCGCAGAGGATCTACGCCTTTGTCTCTTACAAACCGTAAGGGACAAAGGCGTTTTTGTTTGCGGGAAAGCCATTTTCCGGATGTTTCATTGCCTTTGCATCCGCAAAAATCAGGACCTGGAAAAGGAGAGTTTAACATGAAAACACTGGAAAAAGTAAGCGACTTTGTAGGCAAGTATATGGCTGGCATCGTCATTGTGGTGGCAGCGCTGGCCCTGTTCTTCCCCGGCACATTCAGCGTGGTAAAGACCGCATGGGTCAACACCCTGCTGGGCATCGTTATGTTCGGCATGGGCCTTACCCTGAAGCCGGAGGATTTCAAGGTGGTGTTCAGCCGCCCGAAGGACGTGATCATCGGCTGCATCGCACAGTTCACGCTGATGCCCTTCCTTGCATGGGCGCTGACGCAGGTGTTCCATCTGCCCACTGAGCTGGCCATCGGTGTCATCCTTGTGGGCACCTGCCCCGGCGGCACCTCCTCTAACGTGATGACCTATCTGTCCAAGGGCGATGTTGCACTGTCCGTTGGCATGACTGCTGTTTCCACCGTGCTGGCTCCGTTCCTCACCCCGCTGCTCACTCTGCTGTATGCCGGTCAGCGCGTGGAGGTGAACCCCGTGAATATGTTCCTGTCTATCGTCAAGGTGGTGCTGGTTCCCATCGCACTGGGCTTTGTGGTCAATCACTTCTTCCACGCCTTCACCCAGAATGCCGTCCGTGTGCTGCCGCTGATCTCCACCACTGCTATCGTGCTCATCATCTGCGCCGTTGTGTCCGCAAACTCCGCTAAGATCATGACCAGCGGCCTGCTGATCCTGGCCGTGGTCATCCTGCACAACCTGCTGGGCTATCTCACCGGCTTTGGCGTGGGCAAGCTGCTGAAGCTGGACTCCACCAAGTGCCGTGCAATTTCCATCGAGGTCGGTATGCAGAACTCCGGTCTGGCCACCTCTCTGGCCGCTGCCCACTTTGCACAGTATCCGCTGGCAACCATCCCCGGTGCGGTGTTCTCTGTGTGGCATAACATTTCCGGTGCTGTCCTTGCCAACTTCTTTGCCCGCACTGCAGAGAAGAAGGACTGATGGTTCGTAAGAACCTCGAACGCCCGGAGGCTTCCGTTATAACTTTCAATCTGCTGAACTTATAATAGCAAAGGCAGGATACCACCATCATGGTGATACCCTGCCTTTGCTCATTTACCGTTCGGTTGCTGCGGTAAACTTCAATAAACAAAAAAGTACCCGAACCCTTTTCGTAAAGAATCGGGTTCGGGTACGAACTGTATGGTGGTGAATCGTCACATGGTGATAAGAACATTGATGCAAAGCTCCAGCGCTTTCCGCAAAGAGCCCTTTCCCCAATCTCTCTCATCATGGACATAAACATTCGCAAGGGAATCGGCAGTGTAGAGAATCTGGCCAAAGACTGCACCACGCTTCTGGGCACAGGCGGCCAGTGCAGCACACTCCATTTCAACTGTGGCACAGCCCTCGGATTTGCGATATTCTACCATATCTCGTGTTTCTCGGAAAAAACCATCCGTTGTCCATGTGATACATTTTTGAAACGGAATATTCAACGCACAAAAAGTCTGCTCAATGGCTTTTATTGCGGAAGGCTCCAAATCAACAAACCGAGCGGCTGGAAGATAATGATACGAAGTGCCTTCATCGCGCATCGCCCTGATTGGAATCAAGAATTCGTTTTCGTCCAAATCGGTCAGCACTCCGCAGGAACCGGCTGCAATAATTTTTTTGCATCCGCAGGAGATCAAAAAATCCAGAAGCTGTGCAGCCGCGGCAGCTCCCAGCGGTGCCTGACACAGGCAAAATTCCAGCCCATTTTGATGGACGATATAAACAGGATAGCTTTTTGTAATGGTTTCAAAGTGTTCGGCAATGACTGCATCCATTTCAAATGCGTAATCATCAATCACATCACCCAGAAAACCAAACACACATTTTTCCGGAAGGACGAGCTGCTCTGCGCCATGATTGGGCCTGATGACCTCAATCGAATCAAAATCGTATTCAAGAAT contains:
- a CDS encoding bile acid:sodium symporter family protein; amino-acid sequence: MKTLEKVSDFVGKYMAGIVIVVAALALFFPGTFSVVKTAWVNTLLGIVMFGMGLTLKPEDFKVVFSRPKDVIIGCIAQFTLMPFLAWALTQVFHLPTELAIGVILVGTCPGGTSSNVMTYLSKGDVALSVGMTAVSTVLAPFLTPLLTLLYAGQRVEVNPVNMFLSIVKVVLVPIALGFVVNHFFHAFTQNAVRVLPLISTTAIVLIICAVVSANSAKIMTSGLLILAVVILHNLLGYLTGFGVGKLLKLDSTKCRAISIEVGMQNSGLATSLAAAHFAQYPLATIPGAVFSVWHNISGAVLANFFARTAEKKD
- a CDS encoding recombinase family protein, whose amino-acid sequence is MANTDYGYIRVSTREQNEARQKLALRAFGIPEQNIYLDKQSGKDFDRPQYQALLRRIKKDDVLYVKSIDRLGRNYDEILAQWRYLTKDREVDIVVLDMPLLDTRRGKDLMGTFLGDIVLQVLSFVAENERSNIRQRQAEGIAAAKARGVRLGRPPKPLPKSFFLAVERWKKGELSGKQAAEACSMPVSSFYYRAKKQEKEKPL
- a CDS encoding M3 family oligoendopeptidase → MKFSEMSYTRPDINALLGQCKALAAKAAGAASGEELVNVYYEQSRAFADYSTAAQLASIHYTCDTRDAYWKAEQDFFDANGPAVENARVEISRAFLANAHVDALTEAFGTTCVAGMKNAVLGMDDRTVELQKEYNALVSQYQQVYGGALVEFDGKQLTIPQLGPYKENLDPAVRRAAYEAEAAYFDAHRDELDGLYTKIVKNLNAQAQILGYHDYSELSYVRMNRIGYGPAEIRKFRDQVASDVVPELKKVIELRCKRTGISHLTFSDLPVAFQDGNPSPIPGYDARMAAARTMYHELSPETAEFIDFMQDNELFDVESRPGKMSGGYMTSLPTYKAPFIFANWNNTSADVDVLTHECGHAFEGYVAERDPKVPADLECPGMESAEIHSMAMEFLTAPWHHLLFGKDTEKYALLHAEDSFLFLAYGCIVDEFQHRMYQNPDLTPDERNAVWLELEHKYRPWIDFDNLPFYGRGAGWQRQLHIYECPFYYIDYCLSTMAALQFFLLSLKDHKDAWERYLKLVRRAGLASYTELMQTAGLKVPFEDGSIKAIAQQMGQWIAEHQV
- the mscL gene encoding large conductance mechanosensitive channel protein MscL — its product is MAEQKIKGVKKFFEEFKAFAMRGNVLDMAVGVVVGSAFTAIVNSLVGDVINPLIGLFFNNDFSEVVVKIGDVDLKIGSFISAIINFLIVAFVLFLVLKAFNAVFNKKKEEAEEAPAEPTTKVCPYCQSEISIKAVRCPQCTSKLEGFPEIND
- a CDS encoding nucleoside phosphorylase: MIQKHDLPILEYDFDSIEVIRPNHGAEQLVLPEKCVFGFLGDVIDDYAFEMDAVIAEHFETITKSYPVYIVHQNGLEFCLCQAPLGAAAAAQLLDFLISCGCKKIIAAGSCGVLTDLDENEFLIPIRAMRDEGTSYHYLPAARFVDLEPSAIKAIEQTFCALNIPFQKCITWTTDGFFRETRDMVEYRKSEGCATVEMECAALAACAQKRGAVFGQILYTADSLANVYVHDERDWGKGSLRKALELCINVLITM
- a CDS encoding DUF6514 family protein is translated as MKLIFQKFSTIFRKNIHFHFPVRIFTAPPVSPDMQNTPPNFEILAVYFDAKRWYINFVRTFCGQRTCIHAAVSKRRDNFDREVIGVFWYHCVMERLYHPACGAYTSFGIAACSTSHGRHRKLRFISDVSVDPVRVLRLAARCTACQLDPSQLMDVVEDLLAE
- a CDS encoding NCS2 family permease — translated: MLEKIFHLKENHTDVKTELMAGVTTFMTMAYILAVNPSILSASGMDANAVLIATSLASFVGTALMALLANYPFALAPGMGLNAYFSYTVVLTMGYSWQLALMAVFVEGIIFIVLSLTNVREAIFNAIPMTLKSAVSVGIGLFVAFVGLQNAKLIVNSDSTLVTYQHFKGETFHSIGVGAILALVGVLITAILLVKKVKGGILYGILITWVLGILCELTGIYIPNPDAGMYSVIPTSFISFDFSALGKTFGQVFKTDFSGVGILNFFAVMFSFLFVDLFDTLGTLIGVASKADMLDEEGKLPNIKGALMADSIATCAGAVLGTSTTTTFVESASGVTEGGRTGLTSMTTGVLFLLAVVFSPLFLTIPSFATAPALIIVGFYMMGSALKIEFDDPAEGIPAFLTILAMPTAYSISEGIAIGVISWTLLNVLTGKAKEKKISPLMYVLTVLFILKYVLL
- a CDS encoding MBOAT family O-acyltransferase, yielding MQFNSFLFILCFLPLVLLGYFTLGRVHPVWNKLVLIGASLFFYAYAEPRTLLPLGLSLLVNYIFSKLLESEKLRWRRFFLAVPVCINAALLLYFKYLNFAITNYNALFHTEHALKTLLLPVGISFFTFQQIAYLVSVYRKELLKADLIDYLAYITYFPKLLMGPLMEPVDFVEQLNDLDRKKINWDNLACGVKIFSFGLFKKVMLADTFAAAVAWGYSNLGVATAMDWLLVMLFYTFEIYFDFSGYSDMAVGVSMMLNIDLPINFDSPYKALSIRDFWKRWHISLTKFFTKYVYIPLGGSRKGLFFTYLNTMIIFVISGIWHGANWTFLLWGILHGLMMVFDRIFGKLEEKIFEPVRWAVSFFCVNVLWLLFRSDSIGQWKQIIKTIAQFNSTSISEGLLNSFVLPEAGFLTDVLHIGRLTNGMHGFWMLLFVFGSLLLCLVPENNYKKRMQNSGFTMLLAAVAFVWSFICLSAESVFVYFNF